Sequence from the Ooceraea biroi isolate clonal line C1 chromosome 5, Obir_v5.4, whole genome shotgun sequence genome:
CTGCACTCCATCCTCAGATATCCTAATCGTATGCTAAAATTGTCACTTTCATTCTTCTCCAGATTCacgttcagactcacgtacgtacgtacgtacgtacgctcgcacgcacacaagcaaagcgaCTTTGTCCCTAAAGGCGCGTTCACATACGTACGATAGGTTCACGTCGCcgaacggcgacggcgaagacgttgcaccacgtcgccgaaCGTCGAACGCCGAACGTCCAACGTCCAACGGCGAAGACGCGTGCTCGCAGGCTGCGGCTCGCGAAATCAGCTCATGTGCCGTACAatacggcagctgtcaattctgtcaaatttctaTTCATGAAAcatcatgaaataaataacacctttaacgccttttttacaATAGGAtttgtcttatttattatataataaataatagatcaatattattatccgaaaacattattaatattcaaaaattaaatagcgcgcgtggcgcgcgcctgtgttgctagtaaaactgtacataattatatagaaacataaaattatctatCAAATATGTCCATACATGTCCGTAcatacttcctttctcttgtataatttctcatcACATATACAGGGCTTTCGAAAAATAACGGACCCACCCCCTATCTCAGAATCTATGCATCATAGGGAAAAATTACCcgaacaaaagttttatggttcATAAAGTTCTGTTCTTTTGTGACCTCAAATTTGACCTTGATCTCGACCTTGAAGGTTATTTGAAGGTCAATTtgcgttttttaaatgggaattGCTATTTTTGACCCCGGATTTGGAAAGAGCGGGAAATTTTACGTTCAGATATGTAATCTTGTGATGGTCAAAATGACATCCAAGGCTGATCTTCAAGCCTTTTGACCTTTATCAAATCACAGTTGTTGGTTTCTCTCACTCTTAGTCTTATCCAGGGACAACGAACGTGGACGTGGTGAGAATCTGCCCccttggggtgcttgattatcgtgagaccccttgcctctcacgatttggggtgcttgattatcgtgagtccccttgcctctcacgatttggggtgcttgattatcgtgagtccccttgcctctcacgatttggggtgcttgattatcgtgagtccccttgcctctcacgatttggggtgcttgattaatgtgagtccccttgcctctcacgatttggggtgctacTCGCGACTCATTATTTAGATTGATTGAAACATCTTACAACAAATGTTCGAATTGTTGCCCTTGAACTGCTTGGCAATGTGCCAATCTATGATAAAAACTTGAAACCGAATTCCTGTAAGTTTCCTCTGGTATGGCGTCTATTTCACGGGTTATCCTATTCCGCAAATCATCTAAATCTTGAGGCTTCGTAGTGTAGACCTTCCCTTTTAAGTACCCCCAAAAGAAATAATCTAGAGGATTCAGGTCTGGAGATCTAGCTGGCCATTCAATGGCACCCCTACGCCCGATCCATCTGTCAGGAAATGTTTCGTTCAAATATCGACGAACGTTAATTCCATAATTTGGAGGAGTCCCATCCTGTTGAAAGTAAATGTCATCAAAATTACCATCTGCTAAATTCCGTATGGCTGGTATAATTTGTTCTCGAAGCATGTTTTCATACATCTGAGCTGTTAAATTGCCCTCGATGAAAAATGGCCCAACTGGTCTACCGTTGAAAATACCAGCCCGCACATTAACTTTTTGGGGATGTTGGAGGTGAGTATCTCTCATCCAATGAGGATTATCATCACTCCAATATCTGCTATTTtgtctatttacttgtccatttAACTCAAATGTGGCCTCATCGGAGAAGATAATGTTGTTGAGGAGTAAAGGATCATCGTTAATCATCTGCATCATAATTTCACAAAACTCCACTCGTCTGTCAAAGTCATCTTCAGATAGTTCCTGAACCAAACGGATTTTATATGGATGCCATTTGTTGAGCTTTAGAATTTTATGTACAGATCCAACCCCAATTTCATGCTCTTGTGAAACGCGAGGTATGCAATAATGAGGATCTTCGACGAATGACTGTAAGACACTTAACGTTTTTTCATCATTCGTTGCTGACTTAGGTCTACCAGGTTTTTCACGATCTTTAACACTACCAGTTTCCTCAAAACGTTGAATTGTACGTACAACAGTACTTTTGGAGATGGGATTTTCCTCTACTCtgaaagtttcattaaatagTCGCAATACCTGCCTATAACCTCTTTGTAGATCACCCCACCCTCGCATTATTAACAGAGATATTCGTTCTCGTTCAGTGAGGTGTGCCATGTTTGAGTTAACTACCTATTTGAACTCAGAAAATGAACTAAATTATGAGTGAACAGGGGAGTTATGCTCAGTTTCAATAGTTAACTAAATAATTGCGACAATTCAATCAATCATTAAAGAACCCTCTAGATATCATATAAAACATGGGTAAATAGTACATTACGATACAAGTGCGGAGGAATTAGAAATCGCCCAAATCTCGGAAGTTGGACGCACGAGTCAAAGACGAGTGCGGCCATTTGCATTGTTCACTCATAATTCGGTTTCAAGTTTTTATCATAGATTGGCACATTGCCAAGCAGTTCAAGGGCAACAATTCGAACATTTGTTGTAAGATGTTTCAATCAATCTAAATAATGAGTCGCGAgtagcaccccaaatcgtgagaggcaaggggactcacgttaatcaagcaccccaaatcgtgagaggcaaggggactcacgataatcaagcaccccaaatcgtgagaggcaaggggtctcacgataatcaagcaccccaaggGGGCAGATTCTCACCACGTCCACGTTCGTTGTCCCTGGATAAGACTAAGAGTGAGAGAAACCAACAACTGTGATTTGATAAAGGTCAAAAGGCTTGAAGATCAGCCTTGGATGTCATTTTGACCATCACAAGATTACATATCTGAACGTAAAATTTCCCGCTCTTTCCAAATCCGGGGTCAAAAATAGCaattcccatttaaaaaacgcaAATTGACCTTCAAATAACCTTCAAGGTCGAGATCAAGGTCAAATTTGAGGTCACAAAAGAACAGAACTTTATgaaccataaaacttttgttcgGGTAATTTTTCCCTATAACGCATAGATTCTGAGATAGGGGGTGGGTCCGTTACTTTTCGAAAGCCCTGTATGTACAACAAATAATAagcaaaataattgaaaaataagtagaaaagtcatttgcgcattgtctttttgtaaaattgtgattttgtataattgtgacatataattgtgagataatatttcatacatcgggcgtgcgcgtatgtgcgggCGTACGTGCGGGCGAATGACTGTCAGAGGCGCAGCTGCTGCGGCGCACGACTTTGCCAGACGTGCGCGCAACACTTTGCCGGAGACACGCGCGCGTAGCGTCGCTGGCGAATGACTTTGCCAACTAGCTGACTCTCTAACCCActccgttcgcgagatatcgagcatgttgtaaatattttttcgcgaATAACTCCGGAACGGTGCGGCTGACGGGAAGTTTAATAAGGGCGTTGTATCGGGCGTCGAATACCGTTTGGAAGAACTCTCTACCCCACTcagttcgcgagatatcgggCTTTTTGTAAATAGTTTTTcgctctgctattgaaaatactgtaaactcagaaatgaaaagttttagcccttaaaaattttttcttttccgagaagttctgagttgttgatatcattattttttatattgcctagagttctctgctattgaaagtaccgtaaattcagaaatgaaaaagttctagctaaACATCTTTTTTGTTGTGATATAAAAATGACTTTGTAAATTCTAAAGCCGATAGTATTATTCTTCTCCACatattatttagatattttagacatatattttataaaacataagaATGTTAAAATATGAGTTAATCATTTCTCATAATTGCAAGAATGATTAATTGCACTCTCTTGGCGAAACACACATGCACAATGAAGGACGCTCAAATGTCGCAAACGCTAGAGGTATTTTGCCAACTGACGCATCGCGGAGGCGTTAATACGTGCATAGATAAAAGCTCCGAAAAAATCTCAAGAAAGTAAAAGTCCGCACGAATCTTCTTTCACCTTTTTGTCATAAAGCAACAGAGACAATCTGTGCACTCTTACATGGTACATTTAATCGCATTTACGTTGTCTTTACGATAAATTCTGTTGTGTTCCATGGTTCCGTTAAGTGCCCATCTTGCACAATCGagtgttctttttttcgtgTCATACGTATATGCCTCATTATGCGCCTGATCCGACTTCTCAGGATGATTGCGATTTCTCGATTTACATATCTCCACTGAACGGTCCCTCTTAACGCTTTCGCACGTATGCGCGACATCCCGTTGCGCGTAACATCCCGATCTGTATAACAACAAGTTGCGTAACAATTAGCTTTGGGATATGTATCATACTATTTTTGAAATAGgtgacaataaataaaataatatgatatacaaattaattataatatataataaataataaaaataaatattaataagaattaaaaaatcataaatcatAAACGACTTCTGTTATTTAAATGATCTtttcttatttgtttttttttattcaattctcctacttgtttctcttttattttttttacttttttttcttattttttacttttttacaaagagatctctttattatgtatttcaGAGATAGTCGTTCTCAAGATGTTAAGGTTGAGCAATTAGAAATGTGTAAGAGTACTGTCACTAGTCAACAGGCTTGACCGGCCACAATCAAAATATCACGAGTTTGGACGAGACCGAACGAGATGTTACCAAGGTCCTATAGACAACTCTGTCGCTTCGATCGTAAAAGATCGTAATTCGGTTCAACGATTCAGGAACATCTGTTCTCGCCCATGTACGAAAAGATCACCatgtcaaattattttattgttagaCGTGAGTTATGCAAGTATCTCAACCTTTTATTCtcacgtttttttatatatttctgtactattttttcagaaattatctCATAAATTCCTTAATTGGAGATTAATTGGAAATCATCAAGTTCAATGGCTTCAAGTCAACAATTGGCTTAAAGATATGCTagtttaaatttgtttaaaggaagaaatctttaaattatcacgatacattttttattttcctttgtagcaaatattgtatgtatttgCTATAAAGTAAAAAAGCATAAcgataaacatataaatagcGAAACAAATATGAAGAAGGATAACTTTGTAAAGTCAGATTGAGCAATATTGATTAAGCCACTCGAGTTATGTTGTGACCGTCCTTAACGCAGAGAATGctcattgaaaatatattccgAAACCTCGAATTAATGTGATTACCTGTTACAGAAACACGCCCAATCTCTCGGATGTTTTCGGATGACTTCAGCGATGATCAATGATTAGCGCATGTCGAATTTCTGCCTCGCAGGTGCATGTTGTTCGTGCAATTTCAAATGTGTTTAATTAATCCAATCcaaaataaatcgaaaataaattaatatttatccaaTAATTACTTCCGATGCTtcgttatattttaaatatgttaattatattttaaatatacatttaataacaTAACATTCTGCCCATTTTCACCCTCGcctcgtgaaaaattgagaCATTACGTCGACCAGcgcaaattttaatatctttatcaTCTTATCCCGATTTTACTTGTCCTCGGGGAAAAGGACCACCCCAGCGTGGCAATTAGCTCCCGGGCCTGTTTATACAAAATGCATCCGGACGCATTTGCATTCATCGAGAAATTTGAAAGTGATCGAAATCGACTTTTCTTCAACGAAATTTCGTATTCTTCGATAACGtgtggaatattatttttgattttttcattaatgagTTTTTCTTCTCatagtttaattttttcaatatgaaatttttaacaCATACGATAGTAACGTCAAAAGTTTTCtacaaagagaaatatatgGCATAACTTCAAAAGGTATGTGCGACATATCTAAAAACGGCaaacttttttattcatataatacGATAGATGTTTAATACCACATCTGGTATTCAACAGGATATGTAAAACTGGCATCTATTTATAAGCCTCGACCTTGTTCCTCCGACATTTTGATGAATTTGCAAATTTCGATTTcgactattttattaaataaggTCACGTTAAAAAACTAATAGATCATAATATATCCGTATTTTTCGAGGATTCTCCAACTTTTTGTCACCACTTCTTTTTTGAGTATCACGATTATTagcaattattattagcaaGAAATGCATCTAATAATTCTTccttaatatttcattatttacaacatttgcttcgaaatatttataactgaATAATTACTCAGTCAAgatacatacatgtatcatGTTATTGATATATGGCatgatttatatcattatcGAATGTTCGAAACCACAGCACGACTTCTTCATTACAAATTCCTCAATCGATTAAGAATTGATTCCTTCTTAGCGAAAATGTCAAGGTATCTACAGTAAATTGATCAAAGAACCATCTTTTGTAGCTATGAAGCTACAAGTTACgatgcaatttaaaaaaaattttttttatttattctgtatttaattaataatttgccaaattggttaattttacattcacattaatttatcattatttaatacattatgGAGATAAGACAAGATGGAACATTTTGAACAGATCATTAATCATGCCGATTCATCGACACTTCTTAATACAGTAGACTTAATCATTTAGTCGAGTTCATAAGATGGCTATTAAAACACTGTTAGGAAAGTACAGCATCCAGTCAGCTGACAAGAAAAACGCATCAGCTCCCCGTCTATCAAAGGATTAACTCGGAAATCGAGACGCGTAAATCTTGAAACGATCCATTAAAGCTTACGAAAATTCGTCGCTCATTGCGACTCAATCTCAATCCTTTAAAAGCCTCCCACGCTCTCCATCTTGTAATTCCAATCTCGAAAggagaaaataaagagaaaaaagaagaagaagaagaagaagaaagaagcaaGACCAGCAGACTTGGCAAAAACTTGGCGGACTGGTGTAGACCACGTGCGTAAGATATCGCGATCGTTTTCGGGAATTAATATGGATTTAATCGAAAGTGAATGCTAGGATCGGCGTGTATCTTGTCCGGATGCCGGATGAGGACAATGTGACGACGGCGACTCATAGACAAACGGCACACTACCACCGATATAGCCGATGGTAATGCCTACTTAAAGATTTCGGAGAGCAGGGTCGAGGAGCGAAGCGAACGTTGCGAGGAATTGGTAGagtcgattaaaatatctagtTCTGCCAATGCCACCGCGGATTGCGACACTCACGGGAAGATCGTCTGGCGGGAGGAGAATCCCGGACCACGTAGTATAAAAGATCGAAATGTCTCCGGATGGATGCTGAACTCATCGTCCTGACACCACACGGCTAACATGAAGCTTCTCCTGCTCATCTCCGTGGTAAGAGAGATCCTCCGCTTCCGTTTTATTCTTCCCTCAACCTCATCATCAAAATTATCCTGTTGTATGAGACAGTTTAGCTTTATTTATCTTCAATTCAAAACTCgaaactttcttctttttctcatgTTTTTAAgtttcattactttttatttagcAATTTACTTAGTTACTTAGAATTGCTTAAAAGCAAGTTACTTAGAAAAAGTtagaatttgttaaatatattttatgtttagcATCCAGGAACGTGTTGCGAAGCTGCTTCGtgaaaaatctaaaattattcattcacATTCGTATTATGATAACATGTTTTTTACCAAGAGATATTTATCCTTTTGTAATATCcaaattttttgtaaattttaagcCGATACAAGAATGTATTAATGCTACGGCTATTTGTTAAAGTTTTTATCGCGAAATGTCAATTATTGGTGTCACGTTtgcattttatcatcttgaacgaaacagaaaaaattGCACGCAATTATACGCGACCGTCGGCAGTGTGTGGAGACCTAAATTTAGTGGATTTTTGCATTAAGTCCATTCATTAAGATGCATATCGATTtcataatattcaaatttaatcGTCGGGAACGATTTAAAATTGCCTCAGGATTACGATAAATAAAGATGAGCCAGTCCAACTGGATTATTTAATAGTGTGTGTAAATCGGTATAATAATGATGTGATAATAGTAAAACAACACTCAACAAAGCATagtaaatataacaaatttcaatatataatataagtttttCTCAAAGTTTTACGTCTCTTTAATTTTCCAGATATTTCTTCTGCGTTATACTTTCCACATTATATGTACTACACTGTATTTTATTGATACATTGCATATTATGTTTTCAGGTATGCTTCGCGGTAGCTCTAGCAGCGCCGGCCGACAAACAGAAAAGGGATATCCTGCCGGGCGACCCGCGCTATGGAACTGACtatcatcaccatcatcaccatcatgAATATGAGAATGAGGTACAGATCTTAAAAGCCACTGGCGGCTACATAGGTTCTTACACGGTTCCAGACGACACAGAGGACCACTCGTTACAGGTACCCCAATCGTCCTATGGACCGCCCAGCCACAAGGACGAGCCCTTTGGTTTCTTGGCACCCAGCGACGCTACGAAGGGTTCTGCCGTCTTCCAGGTCCCGTCAACCTCCTATGGCGTACCGGACACTACTCACGTAATTAATactcttaataaatttgtaatttgttgGCAAATCATGTTACCTACCATGTTACTGCTCTTATTTAGGGGAGACCGGTGTCGATTGTAACGAAaattcaataacattttttttcagtaaatcgttcgcaatttttgtttcacatttttttttaacaaaccTTCAAGTTTGGTGCTACTTatcagatttttataatatatagccaTCGGGAATCGTCTCgaaatatattccatttttatcaTAGTGCGACGAGCGTTACTATCGACACCTCTATGCCATTTCCGAAATTATcctgttattttcttatatgtttctttACCTAAAATATCTAACCTACACAATAAGATAGTTCAGGCAACATATAATAATGGGCTgttatcgaattttgaataaatacagTAACCTAAGTTGTGCAccaaaaaagatttgtgagaGAATATTTACTTTTGGTCGCAATTTCCGTAAATTTGGGGATAACGTGGACAACAAGAGCGTTACGATGACCACATTCGGGACGGTAATGCGAAAAGTTGTCTCTTATTACTTAACGAAGGCTACTTCGTGTTTTTATATAAGGTGGCTCTAAAataagctctgttacatttgacACCTGTTACAATTGACACCGGTCTCCCCTACCAAGTTTAGTATCGCTTCATCATTGATTGAATTctcaattttcttatttcttatcTATACGAGCTATATCCaatacagaattattttatttcatggaAATCAAAATTCACTGTTTGTGTAAcagtttattaataacaactatCTGGGACCCGCTGTCGAAGCCAAGAAACCCGAACTTACCAAGGTATATTAATCGTATCATCTCTGCGCGACGGTGtgactttctttctttcctcaaattcgttaattaattatcgagtGAAATATATATCGACTTGCATGTTAAAATTTGATCAATTGAATGAAATtgcacactgagaaaaatcggatctaatcggataatcaattacgtagtaacaaacggatatacccgattaaattgtattaaaacaaagaagatgatcggacatatccgtTTTAAAGTTAGAGACGAAggtaatcggatatatccatcatttaatcggtttaatcatttaaacaaaaaattaacaatcggaaacattatttaatcggtttatccgatatAAACTggtattttattgaaaaaaatctcTTTACTTTGCATATTAAAGACGGTGCACACGCACAACTTTAACACCGAGCATCAGATATCGTCTGTCGAAGCGCCCATCAGTTCTTACACCAACATTAAGGTAAagcattgttttaattataatcgttatacttatttgagaaaaatatccgattacataatcggataatccaatttcATAGTAACcaacggatatatccgatgaAATATCAATTGTATAAAAGAcaaggaaaatgatcggacatatccatcatttaatcggaaaactatttaatcggtttatccgatgaataaatattaatgtacttGAAAAAATAACGTCAAATTAATACACTCTTTTAATTGTATAGCAAGAGGAACACGTTCACATTCCGCAAACTTCTTATGGAATCCCTGTTGCGAAggtatgataatttatttaagtgaaaatttcaatattatcgtATACTCACATGctgtatttttctttacacGCGTTTACCATTAGtgtctctttttttaacaTACATATGTTTACCTTtagtctctcttttttttaatcaaaaaagaagaattataataagataattgcacattaaatttttcagaCCTCTATCCAGCCATCGTTCGAGAGCGTGCACGTGCAGCAGCCAGTGGTCCACAAGCATGTGGAGGCCGTCTCCGTTCCGCGAGTGAAGGTGACGACGTCTCAACTGCCCGCCCAAACTCAAGGTAAGCATTGACCTATCGAGAATTTATGATGACAGTCCCTcgtattgaatttatttaaaaacatgcCTGAATATTATTCCGCGCCGAGTTACGTAAGATTTCGGGATTTTTCGTGGATCCGACAGACTCAGATTGCTTCCTCTATATTCGAGGTCATCCACAAAAATGCCGCATAGAACTTTCCTAACGCTTGACTAATGTCACGACGATACGCGCGGACACTCGTCGCTTTTTCCAAGATGAAGCGCTGAATGCAAGTACAGGCATGACACGAGTATCTTACATAATTGCAGAGCCTCTCCAACTTCTTGGCCACTTTATGCTTCACAGGTTTTTTTAAGTTCTTTATTACATCCAGGACTACATAATAAATCCTTGCGATGTCATATAAATTGAGAAATTACGACCAATCAAACAGAGAGTTTACGACAAATATGTTTCTTCGttacattcttttttattttaggcGTTCAGCACAGCAGCGTAAGCAGTGGATCCTTCTTCCCTTCCTACCCCAGCCACACCTCGTACAGCAACATACCCCTGAGAACTGTGGATCACCACGTTCACGTGCAAGTACCTCAACCGTATCCGGTGCCGGTGACCAAGCACGTCACGTACCCCGTTCCGGTACCCCAAGCCGTTGAAGTGCCCAAGCCCTACTACGTCCGTGTACCTCAACCAGTTCAGGTCACCATAAACCGTCCGTATGCCGTGGAAGTACCTCGTGCGGTGCCCTACCTCGTGCCACAGTACATCAGAACCAGCGTACCGGTCATCCAGCACCACTCCGTCACTCCAGTGAGCGTAGAGGCCAAGGAGACGACCAACCCGGTGCAGGGTTTCTTCCAGAACACCCAATCGACGTTCCAAAACGTGCTGGACAATCTGCCGAGCTTCCAAAACCCCCTGCAAGGTTTCCAGAACCCCTTCGAGAACTTTGAACTGCCGTCTCTGCCTTCTTTACCCTCCTTGCCTTCCTTCCCATCCCTGCCATCGTTTCCGCCTCAGCAGACTCAAACCGCGGCTCCAGCCGCAGTCAGCACCATCGATGTGTCCGCACCGGCTATCTCCGACTCGGTCACCATCGACAATCCGACGCTAAAGACCGAGACCACTGTTACA
This genomic interval carries:
- the LOC105287093 gene encoding uncharacterized protein LOC105287093, giving the protein MKLLLLISVVCFAVALAAPADKQKRDILPGDPRYGTDYHHHHHHHEYENEVPQSSYGPPSHKDEPFGFLAPSDATKGSAVFQVPSTSYGVPDTTHFINNNYLGPAVEAKKPELTKTVHTHNFNTEHQISSVEAPISSYTNIKQEEHVHIPQTSYGIPVAKTSIQPSFESVHVQQPVVHKHVEAVSVPRVKVTTSQLPAQTQGVQHSSVSSGSFFPSYPSHTSYSNIPLRTVDHHVHVQVPQPYPVPVTKHVTYPVPVPQAVEVPKPYYVRVPQPVQVTINRPYAVEVPRAVPYLVPQYIRTSVPVIQHHSVTPVSVEAKETTNPVQGFFQNTQSTFQNVLDNLPSFQNPLQGFQNPFENFELPSLPSLPSLPSFPSLPSFPPQQTQTAAPAAVSTIDVSAPAISDSVTIDNPTLKTETTVTKTAVPHSTVTTHHTKTLAKDSTPCAGCSVSATSKKEYVQPTDANGGYVY